ACAGGCAACCATTCTAGTTCATGGCTTCATGCTAATCAAGTCAGTAATGCAGTTGTCATCACAAGATTGAGTTTTTCTGAAgcatattattatattaaaaaaGAAGGAAAACTGCAACAGAAACAACCATCAGAAATACCTCAAACGACTTTTGGCTACATATGGATATGGTTTGTGGACAAGGAGCAAGCCAAAGAAGAGCTTCGACGAAGTCCACAGAAATACGCTTCTTGACGGGGACGGAGCCCAATTTACAAAGCTGTACCACCAAATGCTTCACGCCAAACAGGGGAGGCCTAATATTGTTCCTTAATTCTTGAGGAATTGTAAGATCCTTTGTTACAATTAAACATCAAAGTAACAAAATAATGTTAATTTTAGAAACTTGGATTAATAATGAAAATCAAAGGCAGTGGAAGAGTATGTACTATGTATGGTGCTTGGATTACCTTTTTCCGACTAATAATAAGCGTCAAACGTTCACAATGGCTCAACTTTGCCAAGAACTTAACTAAACCTTGTTGCCAATTGTCTTGTTTTTGGCAAGGACTCAAGGAAATGATAGCCTCCTTCAACCTTGATGTCAAAGCTATTAGTGGAAATCGAACCGGATAATAAACTCCCCTATGGTAAAAATACTTTAGGTACTTTAGATTAGGAGCATTCACTTTAGCTTTCCTCAAGTTTTCACACTTGACAAACTCTAAATGAACTAAATGAGGGCTCGAAATCTCAATATTCCGCAATTTATTACACTGATGAAACTCTAATCTTTCAAGCGCTGGAAGGTTTTCAAGAAGCGAATGCAATTCTGAATCGCATATAGGAGCACCAATTGCTTTAAACACTTTCATATTTATGCAATCAATTGATATTGAAAATAATGGGTCATAATGGTATTGATCATATTGCGCAATTTCCATCTTCTTAAGTTTAGCATGACCCGAGATTTCAAGCCTCTTCAAACCATCGCAATAATCGAATTTAAAATTCTCAAGATTAGGGCAATTAGCAACTAAAATCCCCATTGCTTCCTCATTAATACTTACACATGCAAGACTTAAATTGCATAGTGAAGGCAAGTGTATATCGCTCAAACAGGATTCATTAATTCCACAATTTCTCAACTCTAACTTGGTAATCAAATTCGACCCAAAAACAATTTTTGGTAAGTAATACCGAGATGCCTTATCTGATAGATACTCCAAATGCAAGTCAAACTCTGTAAGTGGATACCCAAAAGCGCGAGCAACCCAATTATCGACACGAGGCTTTAACCTAGACCCAAAATGAGGGACATAGAGCTTAACCTTTTCAAGCATCATAAGCGACTGAAAAGCTAGATCAATAAAGTCGTAGTACAACAACCTCTTGTTTTTAGTAATAGACGTCTTCGTCTTCGTCTTCCTAGAAGCGGATAATATTGGGAGATTGAAGTATCTCAAATCTAAGCTCGACATTTGAGTCCAAAGTGCACGCCATGAGGTTGACAAAATGCTCATCCGAACCGCTTTCCGTGTTGGCAGAAATGAAAGTATGTGTGCCCTAATTGGTTCTGGTAAACTAGATATTCTATCAAACCCTTTTACTAAATGAACCTTCTTATTCATTATAATGGTGATTTTGGTATACAAATTTCTGGTTAATTTGCAGACACAAGAACTGAGTCAATGAGAAACGAGCAAATATTGTACATAATATATGAATTGCAGTAAATAATGCAGTTAAGGGAGGAAATGATTTACCTAAATAAAAGAGGATGAAAAACAAGAAACAGAGGAGATGAAGATGATTGATTCA
This sequence is a window from Silene latifolia isolate original U9 population chromosome 8, ASM4854445v1, whole genome shotgun sequence. Protein-coding genes within it:
- the LOC141595802 gene encoding uncharacterized protein LOC141595802, encoding MNKKVHLVKGFDRISSLPEPIRAHILSFLPTRKAVRMSILSTSWRALWTQMSSLDLRYFNLPILSASRKTKTKTSITKNKRLLYYDFIDLAFQSLMMLEKVKLYVPHFGSRLKPRVDNWVARAFGYPLTEFDLHLEYLSDKASRYYLPKIVFGSNLITKLELRNCGINESCLSDIHLPSLCNLSLACVSINEEAMGILVANCPNLENFKFDYCDGLKRLEISGHAKLKKMEIAQYDQYHYDPLFSISIDCINMKVFKAIGAPICDSELHSLLENLPALERLEFHQCNKLRNIEISSPHLVHLEFVKCENLRKAKVNAPNLKYLKYFYHRGVYYPVRFPLIALTSRLKEAIISLSPCQKQDNWQQGLVKFLAKLSHCERLTLIISRKKDLTIPQELRNNIRPPLFGVKHLVVQLCKLGSVPVKKRISVDFVEALLWLAPCPQTISICSQKSFEFKYESLLKRRKKCDCWKSLPVNCWRHSLSKVSVENKYESKDDVELSNFFRNARFDGKLIEYSFKDSISKKNQS